Genomic window (Streptomyces sp. SLBN-31):
CGGCGGCTGCTCGACTTCGTCGCCGACCGGCCCCTGGAGTTCCCCCCGGGAAGCCGCTACCACTACTCCAACTCCGACAACATCGCCGTCGCCCTCATGGCGGAGGCCGCCACCGGCACCCCGTACGAACAGCTTCTGCGCGACCTCGTCTACCGCCCGCTGCACCTGCGCCACACGAGCCTGCCCCAGGGCTACCGCATCCCCGAGCCCTATCTGCACGGCTACGACGTGACCCCGCCCGCGCCCCCGCAGGACGTCAGCGAACTCCTCGGCGCCTCGGGCTCCTGGGCGTCGGGAGGCATCATCTCCACCCCCGCCGACATGACCCGCTTCATCCGCGGCTACGCGGGCGGGCGCCTGTACGGTCCGGACGTCGTACGGCAGCAACGGCACTGGATCGCCGGCGCCTCCGAGCCCGCCGGTCCCGGGAGCAACTCCGCCGGACTGGCCCTGTTCCGCTACACCACCCGGTGCGGTGTCGTCCTCGGGCACACCGGTAACTTCCCCGGCTACACCCAGCTCATCGCCGCGACCCCGGACGGCCGCCGCTCCCTGACCTTCTCCGTCACCACCCAGATCAACGAGGCGCTGAAGCCGGACCTGTTGCGGCGGCTGCGCGCCGTTCAGGAGAACTTCGTCTGCGCGCTGCTCGGCCGGCCCGGGCACTGACCCGCTCTCGCTGCGTGCCGCCCCGGCGAGGGAAGATGGGGCGGCAAGCAGTTTGGACAACCGATGTGGAGGAGCGGGCACATGCAGCACGAGCGAGCGGGCCGCCCGGCCGGCCCCGAGGACCTCGTCGACGTCGCCCGGCTGGTCACCGCGTACTACGCGCTGCACCCGGACCCGAGCGACCCGGGTCAGCGGGTCGCGTTCGGCACGTCAGGGCACCGCGGATCGTCCCTGACGACCGCGTTCAACGAGGACCACATCGCCGCCACCAGCCAGGCGATCTGCGAGTACCGCGCAGGGCAGGGCACCGACGGGCCGCTCTTCCTTGGCGCCGACACCCACGCCCTGTCCGAGCCCGCCCGGGTCACCGCCCTGGAGGTGTTCGCGGCCAACGGCGTCACCGTGCTCATCGACAGCGCCGACGGCTACACGCCCACCCCCGCCGTCTCGCACGCCATCCTCACCCACAACCGCGGCCGGGCCTCCGGCCTGGCCGACGGCGTGGTGGTCACCCCCTCGCACAACCCGCCCGCCGACGGCGGCTTCAAGTACAACCCGCCCAGCGGCGGACCGGCCGGCTCGGACGCCACCTCCTGGATCCAGGACCGGGCCAACGAGATCATCGCCGGCGGTCTGAAGGACGTGCTGCGCATCCCGTACACCCGGGCGCTGGCGGCCGAGACCACCCGCCGCCACGACTACCTCGGCGCCTACGTCGCCGACCTGCCGCACGTCCTCGACCTGGACGCCGTACGCTCCGCCGGAATCCGCATCGGCGCCGACCCGCTCGGCGGGGCGTCCGTCGCCTACTGGGGCCGCATCGCCGAGCAGCACCGCCTCGACCTGACCGTGGTCAACCCGCTCGCCGACCCCACCTGGCGGTTCATGACGCTGGACTGGGACGGCAAGATCCGCATGGACTGCTCCTCGCCCTACGCGATGGCCTCGCTGATCGAGCAGCGCGACCGCTTCCAGATCGCGACCGGCAACGACGCCGACGCCGACCGGCACGGCATCGTCACCCCCGACGCCGGCCTGATGAACCCCAACCACTACCTCGCCGTCGCGATCTCCTACCTCTACAGCCACCGCGAGCAGTGGCCCGCGCAGGCCGGCATCGGCAAGACCCTGGTGTCGTCCGGCATGATCGACCGGGTCGCCGCCGACCTGGGACGACGGCTGGTCGAGGTGCCCGTCGGGTTCAAGTGGTTCGTGGACGGCCTCGTCGACGGCTCCATCTGCTTCGGCGGGGAGGAGTCGGCGGGCGCGTCCTTCCTGCGCCGGGACGGCTCGGTGTGGACCACGGACAAGGACGGCATCATCCTGGCGCTGCTCGCCTCCGAGATCACCGCGGTCACCGGGAAGACGCCGTCGGAGCACTACGCCGTCATGACGGAACGCTTCGGCGAACCCGCCTACGCGCGCATCGACGCCCCAGCGACACGGGAGGAGAAGGCGCTGCTGGGCAAGCTCTCCCCGGCGCAGGTCACCGCCGACACCCTCGCCGGGGAGGCGGTCACCGGAGTGCTCACCGAGGCGCCCGGCAACGGCGCGTCCATCGGCGGCATCAAGGTGACCACCGAGAACGCGTGGTTCGCGGCCCGTCCCTCCGGCACGGAGGACGTGTACAAGATCTACGCCGAGTCCTTCCGCGGGCCCGAGCACCTCGCGCAGGTGCAGGACGAGGCGAAGGACGTGGTCATGGCGGCGCTGGGCGGCTGACCCGGCGTCCTTGTACCGGGGGCGGACCGACGCGAGGCCGTCGGGCCGCCCCCGCTTGTCGCTGTCATCCGCTTAAATATGAATTCGGGGGTTCTGCCCTGAAGGGGCCACGGCCCACGCCCCCGCCGGAGTGATCGATGTCCACCATGCGCGACGCGGAGGACGGCGACGAACTGCTCGCCCGCCTCGGTTCGCTGACCGCCCAGGCGCGCGAGCTCGCCGAGGTGCAGCGTTCCCGCGTCGAGCTGGCCATCGCCCTCCAGCGCGGCATGCTGCCCCGGGACCTGCCCATCGCCCGCGGTTTCCAACTGGCCGTCCGCTACGCCCCCGCCTACCACGGCCTCAACGTGGGCGGCGACTGGTACGACGTCTTCACCCTGCCCGACGGGCACATCGGCCTGTCCATCGGCGACGTCCAGGGCCACAACATCGAGGCGGCCGCCTTCATGGGGCAGGTCCGGGTCGGACTGCGCGCCCTCGCCTCCGTGACCAGCGAGCCAGGAGAGCTGCTGTCCCGGACCAACGACCTGCTGCTGTCCCTCGGCACCGACCTCTTCGCCACCTGCACCTTCATGCGCCTCGACCCGTCCACCGGGGTCCTGGAGAGCGCCCGGGCCGGGCACATCCCGCACATCTGGGCCACCGCCGACGGACGGTCCGGCATCGCCGACGGCGAGGGCGGCCCGCCGCTGGGCATCGTGGCGGGCGTCGACTTCCCGGTCACCCGGTCGCGGCTCACCACCGGCGGCGTCTTCGTCCTGCTCACGGACGGCGTGGTCGAGGGACCCTCCCTGAGCGTCGACGACGGCCTCGAGCAGGTGGTCCGCCTCGCCGGCATGGCCGCGGTCGCCGGCATGGAGGCGGGCGCACTCGCCGCCGCGGTGATGAAGGTCGCCGAACGGGTGGGACACGAGGACGACGCGGCGGTCCTGGTGGTCGGCCACGACGGAGTCGCGACGCGACCATAGGCGCCCTCGGGCGGGCGGGGAACATCGCTCGCCTCGCACAGGCGGCTCGGTCGGTGTGTGATGGC
Coding sequences:
- a CDS encoding serine hydrolase codes for the protein MPRRFTVRSRLLISGCLALCVTALGPAATGTAATPAPHHDDLWRQAEQLTHEPGGPPGVIAVLRRDRETRVVRAGVADLATGRRPTSDDHMRIASTAKAFSGAVALTLVDQHALRLDDTIGKRLPQLPRAWASVTLRQLLAHTSGLPDYTTSPVFRSILAADPHHQFDSRRLLDFVADRPLEFPPGSRYHYSNSDNIAVALMAEAATGTPYEQLLRDLVYRPLHLRHTSLPQGYRIPEPYLHGYDVTPPAPPQDVSELLGASGSWASGGIISTPADMTRFIRGYAGGRLYGPDVVRQQRHWIAGASEPAGPGSNSAGLALFRYTTRCGVVLGHTGNFPGYTQLIAATPDGRRSLTFSVTTQINEALKPDLLRRLRAVQENFVCALLGRPGH
- the pgm gene encoding phosphoglucomutase (alpha-D-glucose-1,6-bisphosphate-dependent), with the protein product MQHERAGRPAGPEDLVDVARLVTAYYALHPDPSDPGQRVAFGTSGHRGSSLTTAFNEDHIAATSQAICEYRAGQGTDGPLFLGADTHALSEPARVTALEVFAANGVTVLIDSADGYTPTPAVSHAILTHNRGRASGLADGVVVTPSHNPPADGGFKYNPPSGGPAGSDATSWIQDRANEIIAGGLKDVLRIPYTRALAAETTRRHDYLGAYVADLPHVLDLDAVRSAGIRIGADPLGGASVAYWGRIAEQHRLDLTVVNPLADPTWRFMTLDWDGKIRMDCSSPYAMASLIEQRDRFQIATGNDADADRHGIVTPDAGLMNPNHYLAVAISYLYSHREQWPAQAGIGKTLVSSGMIDRVAADLGRRLVEVPVGFKWFVDGLVDGSICFGGEESAGASFLRRDGSVWTTDKDGIILALLASEITAVTGKTPSEHYAVMTERFGEPAYARIDAPATREEKALLGKLSPAQVTADTLAGEAVTGVLTEAPGNGASIGGIKVTTENAWFAARPSGTEDVYKIYAESFRGPEHLAQVQDEAKDVVMAALGG
- a CDS encoding PP2C family protein-serine/threonine phosphatase; translated protein: MSTMRDAEDGDELLARLGSLTAQARELAEVQRSRVELAIALQRGMLPRDLPIARGFQLAVRYAPAYHGLNVGGDWYDVFTLPDGHIGLSIGDVQGHNIEAAAFMGQVRVGLRALASVTSEPGELLSRTNDLLLSLGTDLFATCTFMRLDPSTGVLESARAGHIPHIWATADGRSGIADGEGGPPLGIVAGVDFPVTRSRLTTGGVFVLLTDGVVEGPSLSVDDGLEQVVRLAGMAAVAGMEAGALAAAVMKVAERVGHEDDAAVLVVGHDGVATRP